The following are encoded together in the Clostridium sp. BJN0013 genome:
- the ilvD gene encoding dihydroxy-acid dehydratase: MRSDVITKGTKSAPQRALLNALGLTKEEIERPLVGIVSSKNDIVPGHMNLDKIVEAVKTGVSMAGGTPIVFPAIAVCDGIAMGHQGMKYSLVTRDLIADSTEAMAMAHAFDALVMVPNCDKNVPGLLMAAARLNIPTIFVSGGPMLAGKVDGCKVSFSSVSEAVGAFNGGKITEEKLEEFESKVCPTCGSCSGMYTANSMNCLTEVLGMALGGNGTIPAVYSDRIKLAKHAGMKIMELLEKNIRPRDIMTEAAFKNALTMDMALGCSTNSMLHLPAIAHEAGIELNVDMANEISAKTPNLCHLAPAGHNYVEELNEAGGIYAVMNEINKLNLLSTDLITCTGKTVAENIKGCVNKNKEVIRPVENPYSETGGIAILKGNLAPDSCVVKRSAVAPEMLKHEGPARVFDCEEDALNAINTGKIVAGDVVIIRYEGPKGGPGMREMLNPTSAIMGRGLGGSVALITDGRFSGATRGAAIGHVSPEAAVGGNIALVEEGDIIKIDIEANSINFEISEGELERRRANWKPRQPKITTGYLARYAAMVTSGNRGAILEIPKF, translated from the coding sequence GTGAGAAGTGATGTAATAACAAAAGGAACTAAAAGTGCACCACAGCGTGCCCTGCTTAATGCGTTGGGTTTGACAAAAGAAGAAATAGAAAGACCGCTTGTAGGTATTGTAAGTTCAAAGAACGATATAGTACCAGGTCATATGAATTTAGATAAAATAGTGGAGGCCGTAAAGACAGGAGTGTCAATGGCTGGGGGTACTCCAATTGTTTTTCCTGCCATTGCTGTCTGTGATGGAATTGCCATGGGACATCAAGGTATGAAATATTCTCTTGTTACAAGAGATTTAATTGCAGATTCTACAGAAGCTATGGCTATGGCCCATGCTTTTGATGCGCTGGTAATGGTACCTAACTGTGATAAAAATGTACCGGGACTTTTAATGGCTGCAGCGAGACTTAATATTCCAACTATTTTTGTAAGTGGAGGTCCTATGCTCGCAGGAAAAGTAGATGGATGTAAAGTAAGCTTTAGCAGTGTATCTGAGGCAGTAGGTGCTTTTAACGGGGGAAAAATAACTGAAGAGAAACTAGAAGAGTTTGAAAGCAAGGTATGTCCTACTTGCGGCTCCTGTTCAGGCATGTATACTGCAAATAGCATGAACTGTTTAACGGAGGTTCTTGGAATGGCACTTGGAGGTAACGGTACAATACCTGCTGTTTATTCTGACAGAATAAAACTTGCAAAACATGCTGGCATGAAAATAATGGAGCTTCTAGAAAAGAATATAAGACCTAGAGATATTATGACAGAGGCTGCTTTTAAGAATGCTCTAACTATGGATATGGCTCTTGGATGTAGTACAAACAGTATGCTTCATTTACCAGCTATTGCCCATGAAGCTGGTATTGAATTAAATGTGGATATGGCAAATGAAATCAGTGCAAAAACGCCTAATCTTTGTCATCTTGCACCAGCAGGACATAATTATGTGGAAGAGTTAAATGAGGCAGGTGGAATTTATGCTGTTATGAATGAAATTAATAAATTGAATTTATTAAGTACAGATTTGATTACATGTACGGGAAAAACTGTAGCAGAAAATATTAAAGGCTGTGTAAATAAAAATAAAGAGGTAATAAGACCTGTTGAAAATCCTTACAGTGAGACTGGTGGAATTGCAATTCTTAAGGGTAATCTAGCTCCAGATTCATGTGTTGTAAAACGTTCTGCAGTAGCACCTGAAATGTTAAAACATGAAGGACCTGCAAGGGTATTCGACTGTGAAGAAGATGCTCTAAATGCTATAAACACAGGGAAAATTGTAGCTGGAGATGTAGTTATTATCAGATATGAAGGCCCTAAAGGTGGACCTGGTATGAGAGAAATGCTTAACCCAACTTCTGCAATTATGGGGCGAGGACTTGGTGGCAGCGTAGCACTAATAACAGATGGACGTTTTAGCGGTGCTACAAGAGGTGCGGCAATTGGTCATGTTTCTCCAGAAGCAGCGGTGGGAGGCAATATTGCTCTTGTTGAAGAAGGTGATATAATAAAGATAGACATAGAGGCGAATTCTATTAATTTTGAAATCAGTGAAGGAGAATTGGAGCGAAGAAGGGCAAACTGGAAGCCTAGACAACCTAAAATTACTACAGGATATCTTGCCAGATATGCAGCTATGGTAACTTCAGGAAATAGAGGCGCTATTTTGGAAATTCCTAAATTTTAG
- a CDS encoding FadR/GntR family transcriptional regulator — MPRREKNLSQSVAEDIFSMITIDKKFSVGDKLPNENELSVLMQVSRTTLREAIRILVARNVLEIRRGKGTFVVNQEGLDENFGLEELSTIKLNARDLYEIRLIFEPETAYYAAKRATDKEIKRIIYYGRLEEQKILNKEDRTETERAFHKSIAKATHNEFMNRLMPILYKSIDKGVMLSDDNEVIIQDTLNDHRMIMEFLSKRDAEGAKTAMKLHIIRAMRGMGIYEE; from the coding sequence ATGCCAAGGAGAGAAAAGAATTTATCTCAAAGTGTTGCAGAGGATATATTTTCAATGATTACTATAGATAAGAAATTTTCGGTGGGAGATAAACTTCCAAATGAAAATGAACTCTCTGTCCTTATGCAGGTAAGCAGGACTACATTAAGGGAAGCAATTCGTATTTTGGTTGCACGTAATGTTCTCGAAATTAGAAGGGGAAAAGGCACATTTGTAGTAAATCAGGAAGGCCTTGATGAAAATTTTGGATTGGAGGAACTTTCTACAATAAAGTTAAATGCCAGAGACTTATATGAAATAAGATTGATTTTTGAACCGGAAACCGCCTATTACGCTGCAAAGAGGGCTACAGACAAGGAGATAAAAAGAATAATTTACTATGGTAGACTAGAAGAACAAAAAATTTTAAATAAAGAAGACAGAACTGAAACTGAAAGGGCTTTTCATAAATCTATTGCAAAAGCCACCCATAATGAATTTATGAATAGGCTTATGCCTATACTTTATAAATCCATTGATAAGGGTGTTATGTTGTCAGATGATAATGAAGTTATAATACAAGATACACTAAATGATCACCGCATGATAATGGAATTTTTATCTAAAAGAGATGCAGAGGGGGCAAAAACTGCAATGAAGCTTCATATTATACGTGCAATGAGGGGCATGGGTATATATGAAGAGTAA
- a CDS encoding WXG100 family type VII secretion target → MDFKLDIGELTNTINEYENIIKTLEEQKENINKTIAELTEAGWSGEAKDKFMEKHIKNQEFYTNLIEDIKYVKNALENEEKPRAVRLKKQSEDFVNCIKRSGGGAALTNNDTGVISLQYGGQFQINNNVSECIDNYKKMNSKFEEILNLASSLSFTSFPITDDVLNLQNSLKNQTASLTEFNDSFNAYYNGVRDMEENICSVFSKISGITVGISEFRGVSAISENGQVDKNKVIQLMLKNPNDLTNGEKELLSYVEKVLSKDEYAELKEQAIKEDNGQEIADNLKLKFGDTNIYGPFLELANNDGFLKSIKKAEEDFIIGAGNSLDKNIFWGDCIYCWWNKSKQYA, encoded by the coding sequence ATGGATTTTAAATTAGATATTGGTGAATTAACTAATACAATAAATGAATATGAAAACATTATAAAGACATTAGAAGAACAAAAAGAAAATATAAATAAAACTATCGCAGAGCTCACTGAAGCTGGATGGTCAGGTGAAGCAAAAGATAAATTTATGGAAAAGCATATTAAAAATCAGGAGTTTTATACAAATTTAATAGAAGATATAAAGTACGTGAAAAATGCTTTAGAAAATGAAGAAAAGCCAAGGGCAGTTAGATTAAAAAAGCAAAGTGAGGATTTTGTAAACTGCATAAAAAGAAGTGGGGGTGGGGCAGCCCTTACAAATAATGATACAGGAGTTATTTCACTTCAATATGGAGGACAATTTCAAATAAATAATAATGTTAGCGAATGTATAGATAATTATAAAAAGATGAATTCTAAATTTGAAGAAATATTAAATTTAGCAAGTAGTTTAAGTTTTACATCATTTCCGATTACAGATGATGTTTTGAATTTACAGAATTCACTTAAAAATCAAACAGCAAGTTTGACAGAATTTAATGACTCATTTAATGCATATTATAATGGTGTAAGAGATATGGAAGAAAATATATGTTCCGTATTTTCAAAAATATCAGGAATAACTGTAGGAATATCTGAATTTAGGGGTGTTTCTGCTATTTCAGAAAATGGACAAGTAGATAAGAATAAAGTAATACAGTTAATGCTAAAAAATCCAAATGACTTGACTAATGGAGAAAAAGAGTTATTATCATATGTAGAAAAAGTATTAAGTAAAGATGAATATGCTGAATTAAAAGAACAAGCGATAAAGGAAGATAATGGTCAAGAGATAGCTGATAATTTAAAATTAAAGTTTGGTGACACAAATATATATGGACCATTTTTAGAGTTAGCAAATAATGATGGTTTTCTTAAGTCTATAAAGAAGGCTGAGGAAGACTTTATAATAGGAGCAGGTAATTCACTTGATAAAAATATTTTTTGGGGGGACTGTATTTACTGTTGGTGGAATAAATCAAAGCAGTATGCCTAA
- a CDS encoding Imm8 family immunity protein → MKLEIKAFNIISEDWGEEIDDFFLSCQVDIGFKDEIGAEIYSLDVVSPKRLLGLVVGNDVEIGKGYFITADYNKNLICNKIEKLIDREISEDNKYNIFNEISVYFKKQV, encoded by the coding sequence ATGAAATTAGAAATAAAAGCTTTTAATATAATAAGTGAAGATTGGGGAGAGGAAATAGATGATTTTTTCCTATCATGCCAAGTAGATATTGGATTTAAGGATGAAATCGGAGCAGAAATATATTCATTAGATGTTGTAAGTCCAAAAAGATTATTAGGATTAGTAGTTGGGAATGATGTTGAGATTGGAAAGGGATATTTCATCACAGCAGACTATAACAAAAACTTAATATGTAATAAAATAGAAAAATTAATTGATAGGGAAATTTCAGAAGATAACAAGTATAATATTTTTAATGAAATTAGTGTTTACTTTAAAAAACAAGTTTAA
- a CDS encoding IS4 family transposase has protein sequence MRNNTTIFDIFQTLLKKEEVITVCAVLGYKDTSRKFTVYDLFQFFIATATNEYKSFRAGSDFMNEAGLRAVDYSTISKKAANVDYKIAKKLFEILITKCNRSTRRILKLPKDLLAVDSTTITVGEGRLKWAKFKGNKSGIKLHVALNVNTLMPQKVIETTANKHDGPIGEKLINTDCILVEDRAYGKHKRYDMFKSIKQAFVIRIKDNITLSYPKNIKSLRTENSNIIKDVTCYLGEGSSKTENRFRGVQFSDFYGKSIRVCTNLMAITPEKIADIYKERWKVESFFRFIKQNLNVKRLFGTSENAVYNQLFIALIAYVLLHFSYVNVSQNFKFVKLSFCEFVRKLLNSTLQDEVQVCIDLLFKNINNYQICLW, from the coding sequence ATGAGAAATAATACCACTATATTTGATATATTTCAAACACTTTTAAAAAAAGAAGAAGTAATTACAGTATGTGCGGTTTTAGGCTATAAGGATACATCAAGAAAATTCACAGTATATGATTTGTTTCAATTTTTTATAGCGACAGCAACTAATGAATACAAAAGTTTTAGAGCTGGCTCAGATTTTATGAATGAAGCTGGATTAAGAGCAGTTGATTATTCCACAATTTCGAAGAAAGCAGCAAATGTAGATTATAAAATAGCTAAGAAATTATTTGAGATTCTTATAACTAAATGCAATCGTTCAACTCGAAGAATACTTAAATTACCAAAAGATTTATTAGCAGTAGATTCCACTACTATAACTGTTGGTGAAGGCAGATTGAAATGGGCAAAGTTCAAAGGTAATAAGTCAGGAATAAAGCTGCATGTGGCTCTTAATGTAAATACTTTAATGCCTCAAAAAGTCATTGAAACTACTGCAAACAAACATGATGGTCCAATAGGTGAAAAACTTATTAATACAGATTGTATCTTGGTAGAAGATAGAGCTTATGGGAAACATAAGAGATATGATATGTTTAAATCTATAAAACAAGCATTTGTCATAAGAATCAAAGACAATATAACTCTAAGTTATCCAAAAAACATAAAAAGTTTAAGAACTGAAAATTCTAATATAATCAAGGATGTTACTTGTTATCTTGGAGAAGGCTCTTCTAAAACTGAAAATAGATTTAGAGGTGTTCAATTTAGTGACTTCTATGGAAAATCCATAAGGGTATGTACTAACTTAATGGCTATTACACCTGAAAAAATTGCAGATATCTATAAAGAAAGATGGAAAGTTGAAAGCTTTTTTAGATTTATAAAGCAAAATTTGAATGTTAAAAGATTGTTTGGAACAAGTGAAAATGCAGTTTACAATCAACTTTTTATAGCTTTAATTGCGTATGTATTACTTCATTTTTCTTATGTTAATGTGTCTCAAAATTTCAAATTTGTTAAGTTATCATTTTGTGAGTTTGTTAGAAAACTTCTTAATTCTACACTTCAAGACGAAGTTCAAGTATGCATTGACTTATTATTTAAAAATATCAATAATTATCAAATTTGTTTATGGTGA
- a CDS encoding ISAs1 family transposase has product MKNIYDMYDFFESLKNIDDPRQFNKVRYPINEIVGMVLIASLGNANEWTEIEVFCKLHETLLKRYFKLENGVPSHDTFQRVMGMIEPNLIQQIQSTWNEYISKNGGESIKKILNIDGKTMRGSKTEGKKPLHIVSAWCDEEGVCFGQSAVKEKENEILAIPELLDRLQIKGYVVTIDAMGTQTKIAEKIIKKKADYVLAVKGNQEILHNDLITYFEDDDFREKIIKDGNYKKTVEKSHGQIEIREYYQTKDIKWLTNREKWRNLKSIGIVEKTIKKKDKESKEIRYYISSLVPEINLFEKAVRGHWGIEIMHWHLDVTFKEDSIKTVEETANKNMNIIRKWALSILKLLDMGKKMSLKLKRFSINCKPDEYISKIMEI; this is encoded by the coding sequence ATGAAGAATATTTATGATATGTATGATTTTTTTGAGTCACTGAAAAATATAGATGATCCAAGACAATTTAATAAAGTAAGATATCCAATAAATGAAATTGTGGGAATGGTTTTGATTGCATCTTTAGGAAATGCAAATGAGTGGACTGAAATAGAGGTATTTTGTAAATTACATGAAACACTTTTAAAAAGGTATTTTAAATTAGAAAATGGCGTTCCATCACATGATACTTTCCAAAGAGTAATGGGAATGATAGAACCTAATTTAATTCAACAGATTCAATCTACTTGGAATGAATATATATCTAAAAATGGTGGTGAAAGTATAAAAAAAATACTTAACATAGATGGAAAAACTATGAGAGGAAGTAAGACTGAAGGTAAAAAACCACTACACATAGTGTCGGCCTGGTGTGATGAAGAAGGAGTTTGTTTTGGACAAAGTGCAGTGAAAGAAAAAGAAAATGAGATTTTAGCAATTCCTGAATTGTTAGATAGATTACAAATAAAAGGATATGTAGTAACAATAGATGCAATGGGAACACAAACTAAAATTGCTGAGAAAATAATAAAGAAAAAAGCTGACTACGTGTTAGCAGTAAAAGGGAATCAAGAAATACTGCATAATGATTTAATAACCTATTTTGAAGATGATGACTTTAGGGAAAAAATAATTAAAGATGGCAATTATAAAAAAACAGTTGAAAAGTCACATGGCCAAATTGAGATAAGGGAATATTATCAAACAAAGGACATTAAGTGGCTAACTAATAGGGAAAAATGGAGGAATCTTAAAAGTATAGGAATTGTAGAAAAAACTATAAAGAAGAAAGATAAAGAAAGTAAAGAAATACGTTATTACATAAGTAGTTTGGTCCCTGAAATAAACTTATTTGAAAAAGCTGTACGAGGTCATTGGGGAATAGAAATAATGCACTGGCATTTAGATGTTACATTTAAAGAAGATAGCATTAAAACAGTTGAAGAAACAGCAAATAAAAATATGAATATAATAAGAAAATGGGCATTATCTATATTAAAATTATTGGATATGGGAAAAAAGATGAGTTTAAAATTAAAAAGATTTTCAATCAATTGTAAACCTGATGAATATATAAGTAAAATTATGGAAATTTAG
- a CDS encoding ABC transporter permease, which yields MGFLKFLKRDKNSILKSALIPIIGIIGICFVFSKIYVQNIPFGIVDLDNSTLSQNIVQQLKNNPGLKISYYTDSENNLKQFIKEKKVNGGIIIPKDFNKKAIEMKSPSVLILIDGSNMVIGNNILGYVSTVLGTINAGFQLNVLQGNNMLPYTAKQTLLSFSFSERILYEPQLSYMKYLVYTVMPLTVQLFFFADFLVPLLIKEKSRFALIKINSKQGLKDIAIFSARILIIMCIFIVSSFIGLCAVDKLFDVPMRGSILAYFILMFIFLINLTAMGLVFSSIIENPIYFIEIYGMVYISIMLTSGVPWPEYMMPKPLVMAVQNLWPFMDVALPLKYLNLKGIRWNIIFPYIKNELYYTLFWLPVGILSYSASIIFKKHQNEKTSYKEKNSAAKKLVMNK from the coding sequence ATGGGATTTTTGAAATTTTTAAAAAGAGACAAAAATTCAATTTTAAAATCTGCTTTAATACCTATTATTGGCATAATAGGTATATGTTTTGTTTTCAGCAAAATATACGTACAGAACATTCCATTTGGAATTGTAGATCTGGATAACTCCACTTTATCTCAAAACATCGTCCAGCAACTTAAAAATAATCCAGGTCTAAAAATAAGTTATTATACAGATTCTGAGAATAATCTAAAACAATTCATAAAAGAAAAAAAGGTCAACGGTGGCATAATAATCCCAAAAGATTTCAATAAAAAAGCCATTGAAATGAAATCTCCTAGTGTTTTAATCCTTATAGATGGTAGCAATATGGTCATCGGGAACAATATTCTAGGCTATGTAAGTACAGTACTTGGCACCATCAATGCAGGATTTCAGCTAAATGTACTTCAGGGAAATAACATGCTGCCTTACACTGCAAAACAAACTTTACTTTCTTTTTCATTTTCAGAACGTATATTATATGAACCTCAATTAAGTTATATGAAATATTTGGTTTATACTGTCATGCCACTTACGGTTCAGCTGTTTTTCTTCGCAGATTTTTTGGTACCTCTGTTAATAAAAGAAAAATCCAGATTTGCTCTTATAAAAATTAATTCAAAACAAGGTCTGAAAGATATAGCCATATTTTCAGCTAGAATACTTATTATCATGTGTATATTCATAGTCTCAAGTTTTATTGGTTTATGTGCGGTAGACAAGTTATTTGATGTTCCTATGCGCGGTAGTATATTGGCATATTTTATATTGATGTTTATATTCCTTATAAATCTTACAGCAATGGGACTTGTTTTTTCATCTATTATAGAAAACCCCATTTATTTTATAGAAATATATGGCATGGTATATATTTCTATAATGCTTACGTCCGGTGTTCCATGGCCAGAATATATGATGCCAAAACCACTTGTAATGGCTGTACAAAATTTATGGCCATTTATGGATGTGGCACTTCCCCTAAAATACTTAAATCTAAAGGGCATTAGATGGAACATCATATTCCCCTATATAAAAAACGAACTTTACTACACATTATTTTGGCTTCCTGTTGGAATTTTATCCTATAGCGCTTCAATTATTTTCAAGAAGCATCAAAATGAGAAAACATCATATAAGGAAAAAAATTCTGCAGCAAAAAAACTTGTCATGAATAAGTAA
- a CDS encoding YibE/F family protein yields MIKSSKIFQVSIFLITVLLFGIFLYHFNVSNPVTYNRQDGKSHIRYEKAQVLSVKNNSLTQFKQSKNIYFGTQEAQIKILSGEHKDEVKNVTNYLSDTHNIYLKPNMKIIVDISTANGGTYGVTVYNYYRANTQYIFVFVFFAAICIIGGKKGFRSVLGLVFTLTCIIFLFVPMLYRGYSPILASIIVIIITTCVTLFLLNSWSAKTLSAILGTISGVIIAGIIELIFGHFAHLTGLNLTGVESLNMISNVSGMKVYQLLTAGILIASLGAVMDLSISIASSIQEIYTSNSNINKKELFKSGMNVGKDMMGTMANTLILAFTGASLTMLIIIYSYNVSYNQLINMDMVSLEIIQGLTGSMAIIFTVPIVSFISAEIITKFSGKNK; encoded by the coding sequence ATGATTAAATCTTCAAAGATATTTCAAGTATCAATTTTTTTAATAACCGTATTACTATTTGGTATTTTTTTATACCATTTTAATGTAAGTAATCCTGTAACATATAACAGGCAAGATGGCAAATCTCATATAAGGTATGAAAAAGCACAAGTGTTATCTGTAAAAAACAATTCTTTAACACAATTTAAACAATCTAAAAACATATATTTCGGTACTCAGGAAGCTCAAATCAAAATTCTTTCAGGAGAACATAAAGATGAGGTTAAAAATGTAACAAATTATTTAAGTGACACTCATAATATATATCTAAAACCTAACATGAAAATAATAGTAGATATTTCTACAGCTAATGGTGGTACATACGGTGTGACAGTATATAATTATTACAGGGCTAATACTCAATATATATTTGTATTTGTTTTTTTTGCTGCCATTTGCATAATAGGTGGGAAAAAGGGATTTAGATCTGTGTTAGGTCTTGTATTTACATTAACCTGCATTATATTTTTATTTGTACCCATGTTATACAGGGGTTATTCTCCAATTCTAGCCTCGATTATAGTAATAATCATAACAACCTGTGTTACACTATTTTTATTAAATAGTTGGAGTGCAAAGACTTTATCGGCTATATTAGGTACCATATCCGGTGTTATAATTGCGGGGATAATTGAACTCATATTTGGCCACTTTGCCCATTTGACAGGTCTTAATTTAACTGGAGTTGAAAGTCTCAATATGATTTCCAATGTATCTGGTATGAAAGTATATCAATTGTTAACTGCAGGAATTTTAATAGCATCTCTAGGAGCTGTAATGGACCTTAGTATATCAATAGCTTCTTCTATACAAGAAATATATACATCTAATTCTAATATAAATAAAAAAGAACTATTTAAATCAGGAATGAATGTAGGAAAAGATATGATGGGTACTATGGCCAATACTTTAATTCTAGCTTTTACGGGGGCATCACTTACCATGCTCATAATAATTTATTCTTATAATGTAAGCTATAATCAACTTATTAACATGGATATGGTAAGTTTAGAAATAATCCAGGGATTAACTGGTAGTATGGCAATAATCTTTACAGTTCCCATAGTTTCATTTATTTCAGCAGAAATTATTACAAAATTTTCAGGTAAAAATAAATGA
- a CDS encoding methyl-accepting chemotaxis protein — protein sequence MEQATESMFSSLQQTNASIEEIAANSQKLLCSMNNIVDSAESTGEKIKETDGILNIITGISSQSNLLALNAAIEAARAGEAGRGFSVVADEMRKLSQISGESAKKISKLLLEMRGAIDEVIKEINSTKLMAESQAASTEEITSTLEGVTSSSEVLVNMTKNV from the coding sequence GTGGAACAAGCAACGGAAAGTATGTTTAGTTCATTACAACAGACAAATGCAAGTATAGAGGAAATTGCTGCTAATTCACAAAAACTTTTATGTTCAATGAATAATATTGTAGACTCCGCTGAATCCACAGGAGAAAAGATAAAAGAGACAGATGGAATACTGAATATCATCACAGGCATATCTTCCCAATCCAATTTACTAGCTTTAAATGCAGCTATTGAAGCCGCAAGAGCAGGAGAGGCGGGAAGAGGTTTTTCAGTTGTTGCAGATGAAATGCGAAAGCTTTCCCAAATAAGTGGGGAATCGGCAAAGAAAATATCAAAACTACTTTTAGAAATGAGAGGAGCTATAGATGAAGTCATTAAAGAAATAAACAGTACAAAACTTATGGCTGAATCACAGGCTGCATCCACAGAAGAAATAACTTCTACATTGGAGGGAGTTACCTCCAGTTCAGAAGTGTTGGTAAATATGACTAAAAATGTATAA
- the bioB gene encoding biotin synthase BioB, translated as MKKFIKYLEEKVLRGQAINFKEAVKLSKCEDVEDIKQLCCSADNIREFFCGVEVDLCTIMNAKSGGCTEDCKFCAQSGHYKTNIENYGLVSKEEALKLARENENEGVNRFSLVTSGKGICGKDFEKVLDIYKELNKENKMDLCASLGILEYEDLIRLKQCGVTMYHHNLETSREYYKEICTTHSYDERIDTINAVKKAGLQVCSGGIIGLGESLEDRVKLAFQLKELEAKSIPINVLNPVKGTPLESAPRLSQDEILKTMAIFRFINPKAFIRLAGGRNLIDGFGENCFYAGANATITGNYLTTSGNKICDDKKMIDKLKLKIRKKCV; from the coding sequence TTGAAAAAATTTATTAAATATTTAGAGGAGAAAGTTCTAAGAGGACAAGCTATAAATTTTAAAGAAGCTGTAAAATTGTCAAAATGTGAAGATGTAGAAGATATAAAGCAATTATGCTGTAGTGCAGATAATATAAGGGAGTTTTTTTGCGGTGTGGAAGTAGATCTATGTACCATAATGAATGCAAAATCAGGAGGATGTACTGAAGATTGCAAGTTCTGTGCCCAGTCAGGCCACTACAAAACTAATATAGAAAATTATGGACTGGTTTCAAAGGAAGAAGCTTTAAAATTGGCAAGGGAAAATGAAAATGAAGGAGTAAATAGATTTTCTCTAGTTACAAGTGGCAAGGGAATTTGTGGAAAAGATTTTGAAAAGGTATTAGATATATATAAAGAATTAAATAAAGAGAATAAAATGGATTTGTGTGCTTCACTTGGTATATTAGAATATGAAGATTTGATTAGATTGAAACAATGCGGGGTAACAATGTACCATCACAATTTAGAAACCAGCAGAGAATATTATAAGGAAATATGTACAACTCACAGCTACGATGAAAGAATAGATACTATAAATGCAGTGAAAAAAGCAGGGCTTCAGGTGTGTTCCGGGGGAATTATTGGACTTGGGGAGAGCTTGGAAGATAGAGTTAAATTAGCTTTTCAGCTTAAGGAGCTTGAGGCCAAATCCATTCCCATAAATGTATTGAATCCAGTTAAAGGTACACCGCTGGAAAGTGCCCCTAGGTTAAGTCAAGATGAAATATTAAAGACTATGGCAATTTTTAGATTTATAAATCCTAAAGCTTTCATAAGACTTGCAGGCGGAAGAAATCTTATAGATGGCTTTGGAGAAAATTGTTTTTATGCGGGAGCCAATGCCACAATTACAGGAAACTATCTTACCACATCGGGAAATAAAATATGTGATGATAAAAAGATGATAGATAAATTGAAATTGAAGATTAGAAAAAAATGTGTATAA